In Acanthochromis polyacanthus isolate Apoly-LR-REF ecotype Palm Island chromosome 18, KAUST_Apoly_ChrSc, whole genome shotgun sequence, the following proteins share a genomic window:
- the LOC110969386 gene encoding prostaglandin E2 receptor EP4 subtype-like, with product MNGKCHYFGSEERSFSSVNMKKILADMNNATTTTTTDKTPTIPVIMFIFGVVGNVIAIVVLRISRKEQKETTFYTLVCGLAVTDLLGTLLASPVTIATYMKGSWPGGDPLCQYSGFILLFFFLVQLSIVFAMSVERYLAINHAYFYNEYVNQRLAALTLLAIYISNIVFCALPSLGFGQVKLQNSKTWCFIDWKNDTKTVKTFNLMYAGVNSAIVLATVICNVMVCGALILMHKRFIRRTSLGTDQRRIAELRRRRSFRRLAGAEIQMVILLIATSAVVLICSIPLVLRIFVNQLGRNQTERLSDLLAIRMASVNPILDPWVYILLRKTVVLKLMEKIKVLFCKMGGRGRRGGGQFRCADGHLSSSIISRDSPSLVSRELREMVSTSQTFLYPESLDSSRAGAPGGSSPPTAQTLQGPEEVKGPQKGIPQDDLENTEPGRLQQELPMCPKDPALHVTFTEETANLQEKCI from the exons ATGAATGGAAAATGTCACTACTTTGGAAGTGAGGAAAGAAGTTTTTCTAGTgtgaatatgaaaaaaatcctCGCTGATATGAACAacgcaacaacaacaacaacaacagacaaaactCCCACCATCCCGGTGATTATGTTCATTTTCGGGGTGGTGGGGAATGTCATCGCCATAGTGGTGCTGCGAATATCacgaaaagaacaaaaagagacgACGTTTTACACCCTTGTGTGTGGCCTGGCAGTCACAGACCTGCTGGGCACCCTGCTGGCCAGCCCCGTCACCATCGCCACCTACATGAAGGGCTCCTGGCCGGGAGGTGATCCGCTGTGCCAGTACTCCGGCTTCATcctgctcttcttctttttggttCAGCTCAGCATTGTTTTCGCAATGTCAGTGGAGAGATACCTGGCAATCAACCACGCATACTTCTACAATGAGTACGTCAACCAGAGACTCGCTGCGCTGACTCTTTTGGCCATCTACATTTCCAACATCGTGTTTTGCGCGCTGCCCAGCTTGGGGTTCGGACAGGTGAAGCTCCAGAACTCGAAGACTTGGTGCTTCATCGACTGGAAGAACGACACCAAAACAGTCAAGACTTTTAATTTGATGTACGCGGGCGTGAATTCGGCCATCGTGCTCGCCACTGTCATATGCAACGTGATGGTGTGCGGCGCGCTGATCCTGATGCACAAGCGCTTCATCCGACGCACGTCTCTGGGCACAGACCAGCGGCGCATCGCGGAACTCCGGCGCAGACGGAGTTTTAGGCGACTGGCTGGAGCAGAGATCCAGATGGTGATCCTGCTTATAGCCACATCTGCTGTGGTTCTCATCTGCTCCATACCTTTAGTT CTGAGGATATTTGTGAATCAGCTGGGCAGAAACCAGACAGAACGGCTGAGTGACCTGCTGGCGATCCGCATGGCTTCCGTCAACCCCATCTTGGACCCCTGGGTCTACATCCTGCTCAGAAAGACAGTGGTTCTCAAGCTGATGGAGAAAATCAAGGTACTGTTCTGCAAAATGGGCGGGCGTGGACGAAGGGGCGGTGGGCAGTTCCGCTGTGCCGACGgccacctctcctcctccatcatatCTCGGGACTCGCCGTCACTGGTGTCCCGTGAGCTGCGGGAAATGGTGAGCACCTCGCAGACCTTCCTGTACCCGGAGAGCCTGGACTCGTCTCGGGCAGGGGCACCGGGCGGCTCCAGCCCACCAACTGCACAGACGTTACAAGGCCCCGAGGAGGTCAAGGGGCCACAGAAGGGAATTCCACAGGACGATTTAGAGAACACAGAGCCAGGAAGGTTGCAGCAAGAGCTCCCAATGTGCCCCAAGGACCCAGCTTTACATGTGACTTTCACAGAGGAGACCGCAAACCTCCAAGAGAAATGCATTTAA